In Dasypus novemcinctus isolate mDasNov1 chromosome 23, mDasNov1.1.hap2, whole genome shotgun sequence, the following proteins share a genomic window:
- the ITPRIPL2 gene encoding inositol 1,4,5-trisphosphate receptor-interacting protein-like 2: MSVHYTLNLRVFWPLVTGLCTALVCLYHVLRGSGGARPEALDGADGGFPLLKAALLLLLGYVLLRCRHAVRQRFLPRSPHLGGHPAFSPRPFREPGLGILLESYYEHEVRLSPHVLGHSKAHVSRIVGELVRAGRARGAPGPIPGGALALAFRGDFIQVGSAYEQHKIRRPDGFDVLVPLRLPPLVALEPRGLGAEPALAPAFHGCFVCALKAPPAPSGAPGGHWLRDCKPFADSFCVDVRGRRHLSATLVLRWFQSHLQRSLATVRYSLEGRCRVSLTPGGLEQPPVLHILPCRTDYGCCRLSMAVRLIPAVHLGDGVFLVAPPPMTLPAGPLSELPGGLRAEALWGVNTARQELKLLSLLQEWAPPGACHLKCLQLLKALRDLGARGLDPTAATQWGRILSSYVLKTALLAVLLRDGAPAQGWEEARLCQRLEELVQFLRDCLLRRRVLFHCVLGPGGAAAEVGPLPKVLREAAPVDLLAAFDGRARELVAARLLSTWRRLPRLLRAYGGPRYLARCPPPRSQRVEGFPEDEP, from the coding sequence ATGTCGGTGCACTACACCCTCAATCTGCGCGTCTTCTGGCCGCTGGTGACCGGCCTGTGCACCGCCCTCGTGTGTCTCTACCACGTCCTGCGGGGCAGCGGGGGCGCCCGGCCAGAGGCCCTCGACGGAGCGGACGGCGGCTTCCCGCTGCTCAAGGCAGCGCTCCTGCTTCTCCTCGGCTACGTCCTTCTGCGCTGCCGCCACGCTGTCCGGCAGCGCTTCCTCCCGCGGTCCCCCCACTTGGGGGGCCACCCTGCCTTCTCCCCGAGACCCTTCCGGGAGCCGGGCCTTGGCATCTTGCTGGAAAGTTACTACGAGCACGAGGTGCGCCTCTCGCCGCACGTGCTGGGCCACAGCAAGGCTCACGTGAGCCGCATCGTGGGCGAACTGGTGCGGGCTGGCCGCGCCCGGGGGGCCCCGGGCCCCATCCCCGGAGGGGCGCTGGCCTTGGCCTTCCGCGGAGACTTCATCCAGGTGGGCAGCGCCTACGAGCAGCACAAAATCCGCCGGCCCGACGGCTTTGACGTGCTGGTGCCGCTGCGTCTCCCGCCGCTGGTGGCGCTGGAGCCGCGGGGCCTGGGCGCAGAGCCCGCGCTGGCCCCGGCTTTCCACGGCTGCTTTGTGTGCGCCCTCAAGGCGCCGCCCGCGCCGTCGGGGGCTCCCGGGGGCCACTGGCTCCGGGACTGCAAACCCTTCGCCGACAGCTTCTGCGTGGACGTGCGCGGGCGGCGCCACCTCTCGGCCACGCTGGTGCTGCGCTGGTTCCAGTCGCACTTGCAGCGCTCGCTGGCCACCGTGCGCTACAGCCTGGAGGGACGCTGTCGCGTCAGCCTGACCCCCGGCGGCCTGGAGCAGCCGCCGGTCCTGCACATCCTGCCCTGCCGCACGGACTACGGCTGCTGCCGCCTTTCCATGGCGGTACGTCTCATCCCCGCCGTCCATCTGGGCGACGGAGTCTTCCTCGTGGCCCCACCGCCTATGACCCTGCCCGCCGGGCCCCTGTCGGAGCTCCCGGGAGGCCTGCGCGCAGAGGCGCTGTGGGGCGTCAACACAGCACGCCAGGAGCTAAAGCTGCTGAGCTTGCTGCAGGAATGGGCCCCTCCAGGTGCCTGCCACCTcaagtgcctgcagttgctcaAGGCCCTGCGAGACCTGGGCGCCCGCGGCCTAGACCCCACGGCTGCCACCCAGTGGGGACGCATCCTGTCCTCGTACGTGCTCAAGACGGCGCTGCTGGCGGTGCTGCTGCGGGATGGGGCCCCTgcgcagggctgggaggaggcgcGCCTGTGCCAGCGCTTGGAGGAGTTGGTGCAGTTCCTTCGGGACTGCCTGCTGCGACGCCGGGTGCTCTTCCACTGCGTCCTGGGCCCCGGTGGGGCGGCCGCCGAGGTAGGTCCCCTGCCCAAGGTCCTGCGCGAAGCCGCCCCGGTCGACCTCCTGGCGGCTTTCGATGGGCGCGCCCGGGAACTGGTGGCGGCGCGTTTGCTGTCCACGTGGCGAAGGCTTCCCCGGCTTCTCCGGGCCTACGGGGGTCCCCGCTACCTTGCCAGGTGCCCCCCACCCCGGAGTCAGCGTGTCGAGGGTTTCCCTGAAGATGAACCATAA